A genomic stretch from Aedes albopictus strain Foshan chromosome 2, AalbF5, whole genome shotgun sequence includes:
- the LOC134287615 gene encoding uncharacterized protein LOC134287615 isoform X1, whose protein sequence is MVRTTGDHLVPEDDSMSFVDRIDMLRYRRTDPESLPEIVAENAATTQIWSDQNWYRVHIGCQHRDPTVFTSVPEKDVKLSFFVPGARHAAEDPDHVQVKVLELLSGTLLPVIRLPFIDIVNVDRWLRSVRSAALRETSRGMSLIFISCSSSSRVRCPGFIAWYHATNWGIAISSNAIPQRKSE, encoded by the exons ATGGTCCGAACCACGGGTGACCATCTCGTGCCCGAAGATGATTCTATGAG CTTCGTCGATCGCATCGATATGTTGAGATACCGTAGGACGGATCCCGAAAGCCTGCCAGAAATCGTAGCCGAGAATGCAGCGACGACTCAGATTTGGAGCGACCAGAACTG GTATCGTGTTCACATTGGCTGCCAGCATCGCGATCCTACAGTCTTCACGAGTGTTCCGGAAAAGGACGTCAAACTTTCGTTTTTCGTCCCAGGGGCTCGACATGCTGCGGAAGATCCGGACCATGTCCAAGTAAaagtcctggaacttctctctggGACCCTGCTTCCGGTTATTCGCCTGCCGTTCATAGACATAGTCAATGTCGACCG ATGGCTACGCAGTGTCCGCTCAGCTGCGCTACGAGAGACGTCCAGAGGAATGTCCCTGATTTTCATCTCGTGCTCCAGCTCATCGAGGGTGAGATGCCCAGGATTCATCGCGTGGTACCACGCCACGAACTGGGGCATAGCCATCTCTTCGAATGCCATTCCACAAAGAAAatcagaataa
- the LOC134287615 gene encoding uncharacterized protein LOC134287615 isoform X2, with protein sequence MLRYRRTDPESLPEIVAENAATTQIWSDQNWYRVHIGCQHRDPTVFTSVPEKDVKLSFFVPGARHAAEDPDHVQVKVLELLSGTLLPVIRLPFIDIVNVDRWLRSVRSAALRETSRGMSLIFISCSSSSRVRCPGFIAWYHATNWGIAISSNAIPQRKSE encoded by the exons ATGTTGAGATACCGTAGGACGGATCCCGAAAGCCTGCCAGAAATCGTAGCCGAGAATGCAGCGACGACTCAGATTTGGAGCGACCAGAACTG GTATCGTGTTCACATTGGCTGCCAGCATCGCGATCCTACAGTCTTCACGAGTGTTCCGGAAAAGGACGTCAAACTTTCGTTTTTCGTCCCAGGGGCTCGACATGCTGCGGAAGATCCGGACCATGTCCAAGTAAaagtcctggaacttctctctggGACCCTGCTTCCGGTTATTCGCCTGCCGTTCATAGACATAGTCAATGTCGACCG ATGGCTACGCAGTGTCCGCTCAGCTGCGCTACGAGAGACGTCCAGAGGAATGTCCCTGATTTTCATCTCGTGCTCCAGCTCATCGAGGGTGAGATGCCCAGGATTCATCGCGTGGTACCACGCCACGAACTGGGGCATAGCCATCTCTTCGAATGCCATTCCACAAAGAAAatcagaataa